In Fusobacterium massiliense, a single window of DNA contains:
- a CDS encoding SIR2 family protein, translated as MSQNQEKEIKKFNLFIGDEFSKIISAPSINDIKKSLCSTIDKDFVIINNNLSLPELVQKFLDAVLYDKSEIVEKVNKIFTGKTKYDLGFYKEIFENKIFSSIISTNYDCVLEDNFSEYIKKSTPFKISDDESSKMPFYKIFGDYKTVDKFVISTQDLKRIKALSFYKEFWNKIKSELQERPTIFLGLNLKDKHLVDLLNFILNNTYSKKTKFYFYSDTETYKIFNNEEHIDNFLKKYSFEIIRGEDAEFLSRINSIFFKEDTKAGDADQNYA; from the coding sequence ATGTCACAAAATCAAGAAAAAGAAATAAAAAAATTTAATCTTTTTATTGGTGATGAATTTTCAAAAATAATATCAGCACCATCTATAAATGATATAAAGAAATCATTGTGTTCGACTATTGATAAAGATTTTGTAATAATTAATAATAATTTATCTCTGCCTGAATTAGTGCAAAAATTTTTAGATGCAGTATTGTACGATAAAAGTGAGATAGTTGAAAAAGTAAATAAAATATTTACAGGAAAAACAAAGTATGATTTAGGCTTCTATAAAGAAATATTTGAAAATAAAATTTTTTCATCTATAATAAGTACAAATTATGATTGTGTTTTAGAAGATAATTTTTCAGAATATATAAAAAAGAGTACACCTTTCAAAATTTCTGATGATGAGTCTTCAAAAATGCCATTCTATAAAATTTTTGGAGACTACAAGACAGTAGATAAGTTTGTAATATCGACACAAGACTTAAAGAGAATAAAGGCATTAAGTTTTTATAAAGAGTTCTGGAATAAAATAAAAAGTGAATTACAAGAAAGGCCAACTATATTTTTAGGTCTTAATTTAAAAGATAAACATTTAGTTGATTTATTAAATTTCATTTTAAATAATACTTATTCTAAAAAAACAAAGTTTTACTTTTATTCTGATACTGAAACATATAAAATTTTTAACAATGAAGAGCATATAGACAATTTTTTAAAGAAATATTCTTTTGAGATAATAAGAGGAGAAGATGCTGAATTTTTATCAAGGATAAATTCTATATTTTTTAAAGAAGACACCAAGGCTGGTGATGCCGATCAGAACTATGCCTGA
- a CDS encoding nucleotidyltransferase family protein, whose product MDKLNKEKFFKDFSIDEDYFLSTDLNWDDLVLIYEDYVKLVPLLEKEAEHIVSKLIDIPAVHSVRRRVKKATHLIEKIIRKGKKYKDRNISVDNYKEIVTDLIGIRVLHLFKDDWQSIHHEILNLWDTKETPQVNIRRGDYNIEQLRESIKDIDCEIIIREHGYRSVHYLVGIDLTKLINISVEIQVRTVFEEAWSEIDHIMRYPYDVDNPIITEYLAIFNRIVGSADEMGTFLKKVKTNFGSNKGIEEVQRELDMKFK is encoded by the coding sequence GTGGATAAGTTGAATAAAGAAAAGTTTTTTAAAGACTTTTCTATTGATGAAGACTATTTTTTATCTACTGACTTGAATTGGGATGATTTAGTTTTGATATATGAAGACTATGTTAAACTTGTTCCTTTGTTGGAAAAGGAAGCTGAGCATATTGTGTCAAAACTAATAGATATACCCGCTGTTCACTCAGTTAGAAGAAGAGTTAAGAAAGCAACTCATTTAATTGAAAAAATAATTAGAAAAGGTAAGAAGTATAAGGATAGAAATATAAGTGTAGATAATTATAAAGAGATAGTTACAGATTTAATTGGAATTAGAGTTTTACATCTTTTTAAAGATGATTGGCAAAGTATTCATCATGAAATTTTAAATCTTTGGGATACGAAAGAAACTCCTCAAGTAAATATTAGGAGAGGAGATTATAATATTGAACAACTTAGAGAAAGTATAAAAGACATTGATTGTGAAATAATTATAAGAGAACATGGATATCGTTCTGTACATTATCTTGTTGGAATAGATCTTACAAAACTTATAAATATTTCTGTTGAAATTCAAGTTAGGACAGTTTTTGAAGAAGCTTGGAGTGAGATAGACCATATCATGAGATATCCTTATGATGTAGATAATCCGATTATAACAGAATATTTAGCTATATTTAATCGTATAGTTGGATCAGCAGATGAGATGGGGACTTTTTTAAAAAAAGTAAAAACAAACTTTGGCTCTAATAAAGGAATTGAAGAAGTTCAAAGAGAACTTGATATGAAATTTAAGTAA
- the aspS gene encoding aspartate--tRNA ligase — MLYRTHNLGELRIGDIGKTVTLSGWVDTKRNVSTSLTFIDLRDREGKTQLVFNTENLPEKVLEDVQKLKSESVIKVLGEVKERSNKNLNIPTGEIEVFVKEIEVLNSCETLPFQISGVDDNLSENMRLTYRYLDIRRSKMLNNLKMRHRMIMSIRNYMDQAGFLDVDTPILTKSTPEGARDFLVPSRTNPGTFYALPQSPQLFKQLLMIGGVEKYFQIAKCFRDEDLRADRQPEFTQLDIEMSFVEKEDVMNEIEGLAKYVFKNVTGEEANYTFQRMPYAEAMDRFGSDKPDLRFGVELKNLSELVKNCGFNAFSSTVQNGGLVKAVVAPNANEKFSRKVISEYEEYVKTYFGAKGLAYIKLTAEGISSPIAKFLSEDEMKAIIEKTEAKTGDVIFIVADKKKVVHSALGALRLRIGKDLELINKDDFKFLWVVDFPMFDYDEEEQRYKAEHHPFTSIKAEDLEKFLGGQTEDIRTNTYDLVLNGSEIGGGSIRIFNPQIQAMVFDRLGLSQEEAKNKFGFFLDAFKYGAPPHGGLAFGIDRWLMVMLKEESIRDVIPFPKTNKGQCLMTEAPNIVDDKQLDELFIKSTYENK; from the coding sequence ATGCTTTATAGAACTCATAATTTGGGAGAATTAAGAATAGGAGATATTGGAAAAACTGTAACTCTATCTGGTTGGGTAGATACGAAAAGAAATGTTAGTACTAGTTTGACTTTTATTGACCTAAGAGATAGAGAAGGAAAAACTCAATTAGTTTTTAATACTGAAAATTTACCAGAAAAAGTACTTGAAGATGTACAAAAATTAAAATCTGAATCTGTTATAAAAGTATTAGGAGAAGTTAAAGAAAGATCTAATAAAAATTTAAATATTCCAACTGGAGAAATAGAAGTATTTGTAAAAGAAATAGAAGTATTAAACTCATGTGAAACTCTTCCATTTCAAATTTCTGGAGTAGATGATAATTTAAGTGAAAATATGAGACTGACTTATAGATATCTTGATATAAGAAGAAGCAAGATGTTAAATAATTTAAAGATGCGTCATAGAATGATAATGTCTATAAGAAATTATATGGATCAAGCTGGATTCTTAGATGTAGATACTCCTATACTTACAAAATCTACACCAGAAGGAGCAAGAGACTTCTTAGTTCCTAGTAGAACGAACCCAGGAACATTCTATGCTTTACCTCAATCTCCACAACTTTTTAAACAACTTTTAATGATAGGTGGAGTTGAAAAATACTTCCAAATAGCAAAGTGTTTTAGAGATGAGGATTTGAGAGCAGATAGACAACCAGAATTTACTCAACTTGATATTGAAATGTCATTTGTTGAAAAAGAAGATGTAATGAATGAAATTGAAGGTTTAGCAAAATATGTATTTAAAAATGTAACTGGAGAAGAAGCAAATTATACTTTCCAAAGAATGCCTTATGCAGAAGCTATGGATAGATTTGGTTCAGATAAACCAGATTTAAGATTTGGAGTTGAACTTAAAAATTTATCAGAATTAGTTAAAAATTGTGGTTTTAATGCTTTTAGTTCTACTGTTCAAAATGGGGGATTAGTTAAAGCTGTTGTTGCACCTAATGCAAATGAAAAATTCTCAAGAAAGGTTATTTCTGAATATGAAGAATATGTAAAAACATATTTTGGGGCAAAAGGCCTTGCTTACATAAAACTTACAGCAGAAGGAATAAGCTCTCCTATTGCTAAATTCTTATCAGAAGATGAAATGAAAGCAATAATAGAAAAAACAGAAGCTAAAACAGGAGATGTAATTTTTATAGTTGCTGATAAGAAAAAAGTTGTACATTCAGCTTTAGGAGCATTAAGATTAAGAATAGGAAAAGATTTAGAGTTAATTAATAAAGATGATTTCAAATTCTTATGGGTTGTAGATTTTCCAATGTTTGATTATGATGAAGAAGAACAAAGATATAAAGCAGAACATCACCCATTTACTTCAATAAAAGCTGAAGATTTAGAAAAATTCTTAGGTGGACAAACAGAAGATATTAGAACTAACACTTATGATTTGGTGTTAAATGGTTCTGAAATAGGTGGAGGTTCTATAAGAATATTTAATCCTCAAATACAAGCTATGGTATTCGATAGATTAGGTCTTTCACAAGAAGAAGCAAAAAATAAATTTGGATTCTTCTTAGATGCTTTCAAATATGGAGCTCCTCCTCATGGTGGACTAGCTTTTGGAATTGATAGATGGCTTATGGTTATGTTAAAAGAAGAATCTATAAGAGATGTAATTCCATTCCCTAAAACAAATAAAGGACAATGTCTAATGACAGAAGCTCCTAATATTGTTGATGATAAGCAATTAGATGAATTATTTATTAAGTCTACTTATGAAAATAAATAA
- a CDS encoding replication-associated recombination protein A, translating into MNLFQGNYKNVEPLAYKLRPKTLDDFVGQEKLLGKDGIIRKLILNSTLSNSIFYGPPGCGKSSLGQIISNTLDCNFEKLNATTASISDIREIVEKARKNIELYGKRTILFLDEIHRFNKTQQDALLSYTEDGTLTLIGATTENPYYNINNALLSRVMIFEFKELSHKDIDKIIKKASDYLKIEVPDKIREIITDISQGDSRIALNYVEMYNNIYSQMTEAEIYNIFKERQLSFDKKQDKYDMISAFIKSVRGSDPDAAVYWLGRLLDGGEDPRYIARRLFIEASEDIGMANSEALLIANAAMNACERIGMPEVRIILSHATIYLAISSKSNSVYNAINTVLKDIKDGNVQEVPINICHDNVGYKYPHDYPDNFIKQKYMNKKKKYYIPGNNKNEKKIAEKLNKIWE; encoded by the coding sequence ATGAATTTATTTCAAGGAAATTATAAAAATGTAGAACCACTTGCATATAAATTGAGACCAAAAACTTTAGATGATTTTGTAGGTCAAGAAAAATTGTTAGGAAAAGATGGGATTATAAGAAAATTAATTTTAAATTCAACTTTATCTAACTCTATTTTTTATGGACCACCTGGTTGTGGAAAAAGTAGTCTGGGTCAAATCATTTCAAATACACTTGATTGTAATTTTGAAAAATTGAATGCTACGACTGCAAGTATTAGTGATATAAGGGAAATTGTAGAAAAAGCAAGAAAAAATATTGAGTTATATGGGAAAAGGACTATACTTTTTTTAGATGAAATACATAGATTTAATAAAACTCAACAAGACGCTTTATTATCTTATACTGAAGATGGGACTTTAACTTTAATTGGTGCTACAACAGAAAATCCCTACTACAATATTAATAATGCTCTTTTATCAAGAGTTATGATATTTGAATTTAAAGAGTTATCTCATAAAGATATAGATAAAATAATAAAAAAAGCTTCTGATTATTTAAAAATAGAAGTCCCAGATAAAATAAGAGAAATTATTACTGACATTTCTCAAGGTGATTCGAGAATAGCTTTAAATTATGTTGAAATGTATAATAATATTTATTCTCAAATGACAGAAGCTGAAATTTATAATATTTTTAAAGAAAGACAACTTTCTTTTGATAAAAAGCAAGATAAATATGATATGATTTCAGCTTTTATAAAATCCGTTAGAGGCAGTGATCCTGATGCTGCTGTTTATTGGCTAGGGAGATTACTTGATGGTGGTGAAGATCCAAGATATATAGCAAGAAGATTATTTATTGAAGCGAGTGAAGATATAGGAATGGCAAATTCAGAAGCATTACTTATTGCAAATGCAGCAATGAATGCTTGTGAGAGAATAGGTATGCCAGAAGTTAGAATAATTTTATCTCATGCAACGATTTATCTTGCAATATCTTCAAAATCAAACTCTGTTTACAATGCTATAAATACAGTATTGAAAGACATAAAAGATGGAAATGTACAAGAAGTTCCAATAAATATTTGTCATGATAATGTTGGATATAAATATCCACATGACTATCCAGATAATTTTATAAAACAAAAATATATGAATAAAAAGAAAAAATACTATATCCCAGGAAATAATAAAAATGAAAAAAAGATAGCAGAGAAATTGAATAAAATTTGGGAATAA
- the hisS gene encoding histidine--tRNA ligase, producing MQLIKAVRGTKDIIGEDAKKYMYISNTVQNLFENYGYNFAKTPIFEETDLFKRGIGEATDVVEKEMYTFKDRGDRSLTLRPENTASMVRCYLENSLYAKEDVSRFYYIGSMFRYERPQAGRQREFNQIGVEVFGEKSPILDAEVIAMGYNLLKQLGITDLEVKINSVGSKESRTIYREKLIEHFQSHIDDMCGDCKDRINRNPLRLLDCKVDSGKDYYKSAPSIIDYLFEDERKHYEEVKKYLTIFGVKFTEDPTLVRGLDYYSSTVFEIVTNKLGSQGTVLGGGRYDNLLKELGDKDIPAVGFAAGVERVMMLLEDYPKNNPDVYVAWLGENTIEQAMNITENLRKNNLKVHIDFSSKGMKAHMKKADRLSVRYCVIIGEDELNKGVVLIKDFLTREQKEIAFENIIKEIKGE from the coding sequence ATGCAACTGATAAAGGCAGTTAGAGGAACAAAAGATATAATAGGGGAAGATGCAAAAAAATATATGTATATTTCTAATACGGTTCAAAATTTGTTTGAAAATTATGGATATAACTTTGCAAAAACTCCAATTTTTGAAGAAACAGATTTGTTTAAAAGAGGAATAGGTGAAGCAACTGATGTTGTTGAAAAAGAAATGTATACTTTTAAAGATAGAGGAGATAGATCTTTAACATTAAGACCGGAAAATACAGCATCTATGGTTAGATGTTATTTAGAAAATTCTTTATATGCAAAAGAAGATGTTAGTAGATTTTATTATATAGGATCTATGTTCAGATACGAAAGACCTCAAGCTGGAAGACAAAGAGAGTTTAACCAAATAGGAGTGGAAGTTTTTGGGGAAAAATCTCCTATACTTGATGCAGAAGTCATAGCGATGGGATATAACTTATTAAAACAATTGGGAATAACAGATTTAGAAGTTAAAATAAATTCTGTAGGTTCAAAGGAATCTCGTACTATATATAGAGAAAAGTTAATTGAACATTTTCAAAGTCATATAGATGATATGTGTGGAGATTGTAAAGATAGAATTAATAGAAATCCGTTAAGACTTTTAGATTGTAAAGTTGATAGTGGAAAGGATTACTATAAGTCAGCTCCTAGTATAATTGATTATTTATTTGAAGATGAAAGAAAACATTATGAAGAAGTAAAAAAATACCTAACAATTTTTGGAGTAAAATTTACAGAAGATCCAACTCTTGTTAGAGGACTTGATTATTATTCAAGTACAGTTTTTGAAATTGTTACAAATAAATTAGGATCACAAGGAACTGTTTTAGGGGGAGGAAGATATGATAATCTTCTAAAAGAATTAGGAGATAAGGATATTCCAGCTGTAGGTTTTGCTGCTGGAGTTGAAAGAGTAATGATGTTACTTGAAGATTATCCTAAAAATAATCCAGATGTTTATGTTGCTTGGCTTGGAGAAAATACTATAGAACAGGCTATGAATATTACAGAAAATTTGAGAAAAAATAATTTAAAGGTTCATATAGATTTTTCTTCTAAAGGAATGAAGGCACATATGAAAAAAGCAGATAGACTATCAGTTAGATACTGTGTAATAATAGGAGAAGATGAACTTAATAAAGGTGTAGTTTTAATAAAAGACTTTTTAACTAGAGAACAAAAAGAAATTGCTTTTGAAAATATTATAAAAGAAATAAAAGGAGAGTAA